The stretch of DNA CTGGTCGGATCTGCGCCAAGAAGTGCATATCGGCTGACGTCGACGCACCATACAACGGAAACTTTTCATGACGACAATGAGCAATATCGAGGCGGCGGGGTCCTCCCGCCACGCGCCGCTTTCGGCCGAGGCGCTGGCGCGCGAAGAGGCTGCGGCTCGCCGGCGCCTGCGGGCGCGGCACACGCTGGTGATCGGCCTGCGGGTGCTGTTCCTGGTGGCGATACTGGGCGGCTGGGAGATCGGCGCGCGCCGCGGCTGGATCGATCCCTTCTTCTACTCCCAGCCCTCGGCCATCTACGCCCAACTGGCCACCTGGATCAAAGAAGGCACGGCGCAAGGGCCTCTGTGGCTGCAGGTGTGGGTCACAATGGAAGAAACCCTGATCGGCTTTTTCATCGGCGCGGTCGGCGGTGTGGTGTGCGGCATCGTTCTGGGGCGCAACCGCCTGCTGGCCGACGTGTTCAGCCTTTACATCAAGATCGCCAACTCGATCCCGCGCGTGGTGCTCGGCTCGATCTTCGTGATTGCCCTGGGCCTGGGCATGGCCTCCAAGGTGGCGCTGGCGGTGGTGATGGTGTTCTTCGTGGTCTTCGGCAATGCCTTTCAGGGCGTGCGCGAGGCCGACCGCTACATGATCGCCAACGCCCGCATCCTGGGCGCCTCGCAGCGCCAGATCACCACCTCGGTGGTCATTCCCTCGGCCATGAGCTGGATCCTGGCCAGTCTGCATGT from Bordetella sp. FB-8 encodes:
- a CDS encoding ABC transporter permease, with product MSNIEAAGSSRHAPLSAEALAREEAAARRRLRARHTLVIGLRVLFLVAILGGWEIGARRGWIDPFFYSQPSAIYAQLATWIKEGTAQGPLWLQVWVTMEETLIGFFIGAVGGVVCGIVLGRNRLLADVFSLYIKIANSIPRVVLGSIFVIALGLGMASKVALAVVMVFFVVFGNAFQGVREADRYMIANARILGASQRQITTSVVIPSAMSWILASLHVSFGFALVGAVVGEFLGAKQGLGLLISAAQGTFNASGVFAAMIVLAVVALAVDFILTTTEHRMLKWRPQQF